The DNA region TGGTCTGCCCCTTTGCTTCATTATCCCGAAGTCCACTTCTTTGGTTCCATAGTAGTTGCTCTGTTCCCAGAAGCCTTTTTGAAGTGTGCATTGTGGCCAATACTGTGTCTTTCCTTTTAAAGAGTTTACTTATGTGGTCTGAAGTATTGGCCAGCAACCAACAATGGATAGATCAAAGATTTTTGTCCAGTTGATTTTGATGTATAATTGTCTTTAGGAACTTGAACTCTTTCTTTAGTTACTTTTCATGCCTCTGCTGGTTTCTCTTTAGAAAACTGTTTGATCTTCGCGTtcattatttaattgaaattcGTACCTCCGATATTTTGGTTAGAGTTGCTTGGGACAAAGAGAACTTATTTGCCTGCTATACATCTGTTCAATCAATATTGCAGATCTCAACAGTAGAGATCAGTCCCTCATGAAGATGGTATTGGTAATCAACTTGGAGGTCAAAGATAACCACGAGGAGGCGGCAATAGGAGCTCAGCTCACTTTAGATCTGTGCCTAGAGGTCCCTCTCCGATAAACCGCCTAATATTTATCTTATCAATTAATGACTACTCATTGTTAttgataattttcttttgtgtgCAACTTTCTTTGGATCTGCAGATCGATGCAGCAGCTGACTCTTGGGAGACTGCCATTGACGACATTGTTTCTGGTTTCGAGCAGAGACACAGGCGGAAGCTCTTGTATAGTATTTCCTTCTATTGAGTGGAAGCAAACCTCGGCTTTCATTTTTCAATGCATACCAGTCCTGTAGCATTGTACATCACTGGATCTCTTAAGAGATTCCGATCAATCAAAGTTTTCGTTCTTTTCGTTTGGTTTTCAGCCACACGCTTTATTCCGATGAATTCAGTAGTTATGTGAATCTTGGCCGTTTATGGCATATTATTGAGACGGAGATTTGCCAACTCGAACTGTCTATTGAACTGCATCCATTGATAGTCTGTGTGAAAGCGTTAACGAATCTTTAAGCAGAATGAATACTAGGAATGATAGGtttgattcaatttttaaaaatttattacaatCAAAGACACAATGTGACGTGCCCATGAATTTCAAGTAATTATTGAAAGATTGAGTTTCCATTAAAAGAAGGATCAATGTTATCTAGTATATATTAGcatatgtaatttatttttaaaattatagtaTATAGGGTGCAATTCCCATGCATTGCTGCAGGTTGAAAatttttcgtcaattttttgatttcttgTAATAGTTTATGTAATAAATAATGTAGAGTATAATTAAAACTAATGATAAAATTACTTATAtgtgaaaattataaattttcgaCTGATATTAAATAATACAAAAGTACTTTTAAtagtttaatatttatatttcatatgatataaaagctaatatttatttttgccaaccttaatttgaatttcaatATTTCTAATTAGAAAATGAAGATCGTAATATATTATGCTTTAAATAGCTCACTAATTTTAAATGAACAAACTTTACTTACATTAGTTGCTAGATATTCATTAGAAGCATCTCATCGTACCAACAAAGTCCATACCCGAAAAAGGATAAGTCTTGCATTTCATCGGAAAACTAACGATATTTCTACTATCACAAATAAAAGAGACTTCCTAAATTTGCGATATATTGAAAAGGCAGTTTATCAAAGTGGATTGGTTTAAGGTGATTTATCACTTCTAACATACTTTTAATTTGTCATTGAACTCGTGATTTCGATTCTCGAATATGAGTCTTGAAATCTATTCACTCACAAAGTCGGCTCCCCAAAATTGTAGTGGACATGTATTCAAAAAATACATTACTCCACTGCATCATATatcttttatattaattaaagcaATGCAGAAGTATACTCTTTATTAGGCCACATGTACGGCCTATAACTAAACTTAAATGTCTCATGAACTTACATGGTATTCACATGGTTGATTAATAAGGTGAAACCTCAGCACctcattataaaaaaaaaaaaatgaaactgaaatttaaaaaaaaaagaaaaaaaaaataaaagaggggCTAGTGGCAAAAAGTAGGGACGCGTTTACACTTTtcattgtttattttattattaaaaaaaaaaagaggggcgAGTGGCCAAAAGCTCGCCCTTTTGTCATTGTTTAAGATTGTTTAAGatggaaaagggcaaaaaaaaaaaaaaaaaaactctgtTGACTCAAGTATGCTTTGGTGCTGCTCTTCATGGTACGGATAAAATACATAGAAGTAGAACCGTTTAGGTGAACTAAGCATCAGGCTTCAGCAGCATCCGGTGCCATTGCTTTCGTCTGACTTGAAACATTCGATTCGGGCTCGGGTTCACTCAGTTCTTCATAGGCCTCTTGATCATCATCCTTGGTATCTGGGACATACCCAGCTCGCTTCATCTGTTTAACCAGAGTCTTCAAAACCGAGTAAATCTCACCCTTCTGCTGGTGCCTCTTATCCTTCACGAGGAAAACATGAACCTGACCCTGGACCTCTATCCAGCTGCACCCAGGCTGTTTAACAACTCCCTGTtccctcatcttcttccttatCCTGACGACGTCGCTCCACCTGCCTCGTTCCGCATACATGTTAGAGAGCAGGACATAAGGGCCAGAATCGGAAGGGTTGATCTCTAAGAGCTTGTCCGCTACATACTTTCCTAGAACAATGTTCCTGTGAACTTTACAGGCAGCAAGCAGTGAACCCCAGATGACAGCATCAGCAGGCAAGGGCATTGCCTCTATCAAGTCCTTCGCTTCATTGAGGAGACCAGCTCGCCCAAGCAGGTCTACCATACATGTGTAGTGATCTTTTACTGGTACCAAGCCATAATCTTCAACCATCAATCGAAAATAAAGACGGCCCTTGTCTACGAGTCCTGAGTGGCTGCAAGCACTAAGAACACCAATCATAGTTACTTGGTCCGGTTTCTCGCCAAATTCCAACATTTCATGGAATACTCTGAGAGCCTCGTCTGCATAACCATTCTGTGCGAACCCAACTATTATGGCATTCCATGAGACTCTGTCCCTTTCCGACATGCTCCTAAAAACCCTAGATCCGTCTTCAACAGAACCACATTTCATGTACATGTCTACCAGCGAATTCCCAACAAAGATATCAGAATCCTCTCCCTTAGACTGGAAATGAAAGCCATGCTTCAAGACGTGGACATGGGCCTGCTGGCCCAGTTGCAGATCTGCGAGGTTTGCGCAAGCGTTAAGCAGGTTGCCAAATGTGTAGTGCGTGGGCTTGACAGACTCCCTCTTCAGGAGTTGGAAGAGCCCAAAGGCCTCCTCATCATCACCATTCTGAGTGCATCCTGCTATAAGTGCATTCCAAGACACGATATCCCTCTCAATCATCCTCGTGAACATGACTCTTGCAGCCTTTAAACTTCCTGCCTTTGCATACCCACTCACCATGGAAGTCTCGGACACGAGATTCCTAATGGGCATCCGATCAAAGACCTTTCGAGCTTCATTAAGCCGACCACATTTCGAGTACATATCCACCAGCGCATTCCCAGTGACAATATCATTCCtaaatttatcaaatttcATGACACGGGCGTGAATCTGAAGCCCTTCTCTCACCGCCAAAAGGGTTGCACATGCACTTAGTACACTTGCTAGGGTGATTTCATCAGGTTCAAACCCCTGATCCATCATCCTCACGAAAACGTCTAGGGCGTCTCTTGCTGGTCCATTCTGCTCGTAGCAAGTAATCAAGCTATTCC from Punica granatum isolate Tunisia-2019 chromosome 3, ASM765513v2, whole genome shotgun sequence includes:
- the LOC116200273 gene encoding pentatricopeptide repeat-containing protein At2g13600 gives rise to the protein MGRHVRFKNVVFTDSSPFAMLLDACGQARSARDTRRVHAQVIKSPFAVEVFIQNRLINVYGKCGCLDDARRVFEKMARRNTFTWNAILSTLTKFGFIEEAEAAFGSMPDRDQCSWNSMLSGFAQHERFDDALGCFASMHKEDYVLNEYSFGSALSACAGLVDMSAGEQIHALLSKSQCSSDVFMGSALIDMYSKCGNVASAQRIFDGMSARNLVSWNSLITCYEQNGPARDALDVFVRMMDQGFEPDEITLASVLSACATLLAVREGLQIHARVMKFDKFRNDIVTGNALVDMYSKCGRLNEARKVFDRMPIRNLVSETSMVSGYAKAGSLKAARVMFTRMIERDIVSWNALIAGCTQNGDDEEAFGLFQLLKRESVKPTHYTFGNLLNACANLADLQLGQQAHVHVLKHGFHFQSKGEDSDIFVGNSLVDMYMKCGSVEDGSRVFRSMSERDRVSWNAIIVGFAQNGYADEALRVFHEMLEFGEKPDQVTMIGVLSACSHSGLVDKGRLYFRLMVEDYGLVPVKDHYTCMVDLLGRAGLLNEAKDLIEAMPLPADAVIWGSLLAACKVHRNIVLGKYVADKLLEINPSDSGPYVLLSNMYAERGRWSDVVRIRKKMREQGVVKQPGCSWIEVQGQVHVFLVKDKRHQQKGEIYSVLKTLVKQMKRAGYVPDTKDDDQEAYEELSEPEPESNVSSQTKAMAPDAAEA